The following proteins are encoded in a genomic region of Sulfurovum indicum:
- a CDS encoding nickel-dependent hydrogenase large subunit yields the protein MKKIVIDPVTRIEGHLRVELIVDETNNVEEAYVSGQLFRGIETILKNRDPRDAGLMAGRICGVCTNSHFRAAVSCVEDAYALEVPKNAEIIRELIALALFIQDHVVHFYHLQLLDFVDVTSALEADPAQTVQTARSYSDDPFRNSQAHYENVQKRLQAFVNAGRLGPFANAYWGHSAYRLSPEENLVLLSHYLDALKFQTSISKAVAVFGGKTPHPQSIVVGGVTSVMDMLSPARVNEYLFTIKEAKEFIDRAYLPDMKLLVNAYRDEIKAGVGRANGNFISAGGFNFSGGTLFESGVIFEHDFNTLKPFDPENISEGVERAWYEKNDPQIPCYTDLNEDGSLKTEKRTDKYSWIKAPRYQGKTMECGPLARLLVNYIKKNTCMKPYVDRFLNETNLELIDLSTSIGRNAARAIETQYIAEYLFRFISDLLQNLTYHDTDTWGKYDFDALPKTARGEAFFEVPRGLLSHFVNIKEQKIANYSVIAPTTWNAGPKSLDGERGIYEEALTGIRIADTEKPLEALRIIRSFDPCLACAVHIIDLKGKVLHRYKIT from the coding sequence ATGAAAAAGATCGTGATAGACCCGGTCACCCGTATAGAGGGACATCTCCGAGTTGAGCTGATAGTAGATGAGACAAATAACGTAGAGGAAGCTTATGTCAGCGGACAGCTCTTCCGCGGGATCGAGACCATTCTTAAAAACAGGGATCCCCGAGATGCCGGCCTGATGGCAGGACGTATCTGCGGAGTCTGCACTAACTCACATTTTCGTGCTGCTGTCAGCTGCGTTGAAGATGCCTATGCCCTTGAGGTTCCCAAAAATGCGGAGATCATCAGGGAACTGATCGCACTGGCTCTTTTTATTCAGGACCATGTGGTACATTTCTACCATCTTCAATTACTCGATTTTGTCGATGTGACAAGCGCACTCGAAGCAGACCCGGCACAAACCGTTCAAACAGCACGCAGCTATTCGGATGATCCCTTCCGCAACTCACAGGCACACTACGAAAATGTCCAAAAGAGACTTCAGGCTTTTGTCAATGCAGGCAGACTCGGGCCCTTCGCAAATGCCTACTGGGGGCATTCCGCCTACAGATTAAGCCCTGAAGAGAACCTTGTTCTGCTTTCACACTATCTTGATGCTCTCAAATTCCAGACCAGTATCTCCAAAGCTGTTGCCGTCTTCGGCGGGAAAACCCCCCACCCCCAAAGTATCGTTGTAGGCGGAGTCACCAGTGTGATGGATATGCTCAGTCCGGCCAGGGTCAATGAGTATCTCTTTACGATTAAAGAAGCAAAGGAGTTCATAGACAGAGCCTACCTCCCCGACATGAAACTGCTTGTAAACGCTTATCGTGATGAAATCAAAGCAGGGGTCGGCCGGGCAAACGGAAATTTCATCTCTGCCGGGGGATTTAACTTTAGCGGAGGCACACTCTTTGAAAGCGGTGTGATCTTTGAACATGACTTCAATACGCTCAAACCGTTCGACCCTGAAAACATCAGTGAAGGTGTGGAGAGAGCCTGGTATGAAAAGAACGATCCGCAGATACCCTGTTATACGGACCTCAACGAGGACGGCTCACTTAAAACAGAGAAGCGTACTGACAAATACAGCTGGATCAAAGCTCCACGCTACCAGGGCAAAACAATGGAATGCGGACCTCTGGCACGTCTTCTCGTCAACTATATCAAAAAGAATACCTGCATGAAACCTTATGTAGACAGATTTCTGAATGAGACAAACCTTGAACTCATCGACCTTTCAACCAGTATAGGCAGAAATGCTGCACGTGCCATTGAAACACAGTACATTGCAGAGTATCTCTTCAGGTTTATCAGTGATCTTCTTCAGAATCTTACCTATCACGATACAGATACATGGGGGAAATATGATTTTGATGCACTGCCCAAAACAGCCAGAGGAGAGGCTTTTTTTGAGGTGCCAAGAGGGCTTCTTTCACACTTTGTCAATATTAAAGAGCAAAAGATAGCCAACTATTCCGTCATCGCACCCACTACCTGGAATGCCGGACCCAAAAGCCTTGACGGAGAAAGGGGCATCTACGAAGAAGCTCTTACAGGTATCAGGATAGCAGACACAGAAAAACCGCTCGAAGCACTCAGGATCATCCGCTCATTTGATCCATGCCTCGCCTGTGCCGTACATATCATAGACCTAAAAGGCAAAGTGTTGCACCGCTACAAAATCACTTAA
- a CDS encoding DsrE family protein, which yields MRLFGFLLTGVLFWSTAYAQEYKAVFDCSSSDADYIKSRMWLVGKTMDMIEAKGDKATFVITLHGGCVPMIASSYKDIVVDDEEAESLSVAQMRIKMLAEKRGVRVIACAMSLDANGIDKKEVLPFVSVSPNSFIDTIGYQNKGYALMSFK from the coding sequence ATGAGATTGTTTGGATTTTTACTGACAGGTGTACTCTTTTGGAGTACTGCCTATGCCCAGGAGTACAAAGCTGTTTTTGACTGCAGTTCGAGTGATGCGGATTATATCAAGAGCCGTATGTGGCTGGTAGGAAAGACTATGGATATGATTGAAGCAAAAGGAGACAAGGCTACTTTTGTCATTACGCTTCACGGCGGTTGTGTTCCGATGATAGCAAGCAGTTATAAAGATATTGTAGTAGATGATGAGGAGGCAGAATCCCTCTCTGTTGCCCAGATGCGAATCAAAATGCTGGCTGAAAAAAGAGGTGTGAGGGTCATTGCCTGTGCGATGTCACTGGATGCCAACGGTATTGATAAGAAAGAGGTACTTCCTTTTGTATCTGTCTCTCCAAACAGTTTTATAGATACGATCGGGTACCAGAACAAAGGTTATGCACTGATGAGTTTTAAGTGA
- a CDS encoding carboxymuconolactone decarboxylase family protein, producing MAYIDLPEFEEMSSVIQEKARPIMEKTGKLGEIFKLLAVDEKIYFATDAMVQGYLLDETALSYDIKEAIALLISKENSCKMCVDVHKGIAKMLGLSDQRIEEILQGVSAIDTDEKEKALLNFCIRASRKDNYKIQKEDIDALKEMGWSDTEIIEAVAITGYFNYINTLSNVFGLGQ from the coding sequence ATGGCATATATAGACCTGCCTGAATTTGAAGAGATGAGCTCTGTGATACAGGAAAAGGCCAGACCGATCATGGAAAAAACAGGAAAGCTTGGAGAGATATTCAAGCTGCTTGCTGTGGATGAAAAGATCTATTTTGCAACAGATGCAATGGTACAGGGGTATCTTTTGGATGAAACGGCACTCTCATATGACATCAAAGAGGCGATCGCACTTTTGATATCAAAAGAGAACAGCTGTAAGATGTGTGTTGATGTCCATAAGGGGATTGCCAAAATGCTGGGACTCTCTGATCAGCGGATTGAAGAGATCCTGCAGGGGGTCAGTGCCATTGATACAGATGAAAAAGAGAAAGCATTGTTGAATTTCTGTATCCGGGCATCACGGAAAGACAATTACAAGATCCAAAAAGAGGATATTGATGCGCTTAAAGAGATGGGCTGGAGTGATACCGAGATCATCGAAGCAGTTGCAATCACCGGATATTTCAACTATATCAACACACTCTCCAATGTATTCGGGCTTGGGCAGTAA
- a CDS encoding MerR family transcriptional regulator, with protein sequence MEYKISELVAKTDIPKSTILYYIREGLLPKAEKLKSNVHRYSDEHLELLKYIKYMKEHLGSSNEQIKYALQNRDQSLSTSSTMIEPLMNTLSAITPDMQHYTKKEFIDTFNIDAKLLERLLKDEIVAPISDNDYTQKEASIIRLVEHFIDAGIDYAVLKSYVYHAKALSQIENMMQTQLCSVRNDNNFSTLWKIMFETLFNAKEYIFKRHTYRMFLETLKNEISNKS encoded by the coding sequence TTGGAATATAAAATTTCTGAACTTGTAGCCAAAACCGATATACCAAAATCAACGATCCTTTACTATATACGGGAGGGCTTGCTGCCCAAAGCCGAAAAACTGAAATCCAATGTCCACCGCTACAGTGATGAACATCTTGAACTGCTTAAATATATCAAATATATGAAAGAGCATCTTGGCAGCAGCAATGAACAGATCAAATATGCTTTACAGAACAGAGATCAGTCTCTTTCAACCTCCTCCACCATGATAGAGCCATTGATGAATACACTCAGTGCAATCACACCGGATATGCAGCACTATACAAAAAAAGAGTTCATTGATACCTTCAATATAGATGCAAAACTGCTTGAAAGACTGTTGAAAGATGAGATCGTTGCGCCGATAAGTGACAATGACTATACGCAAAAAGAGGCTTCCATCATCAGGCTTGTAGAGCACTTTATTGACGCAGGTATCGATTATGCCGTTCTCAAATCCTACGTCTATCATGCCAAAGCACTCAGCCAGATCGAAAACATGATGCAGACCCAGCTTTGCAGTGTCAGAAACGACAACAACTTCTCTACTTTATGGAAGATCATGTTTGAAACACTCTTTAATGCAAAAGAGTATATTTTTAAACGACATACCTACAGAATGTTCCTCGAAACACTAAAAAATGAAATTTCAAACAAATCTTAG
- the hypF gene encoding carbamoyltransferase HypF, producing the protein MQTYKIEIEGTVQGVGFRPFVYKLATQYALKGTVLNGTKGVEITLEATSAQLEIFLQALQKELPPLASIDTITVKQTEDHSFDGFTIISTDDEGEKTVRIPPDVSICQACEEELFDPSNRRYGYPFITCTHCGVRYSIIYDLPYDRKNTSMKFFEMCEVCEAEYTNPLDRRYHAQPIGCWECGPSLSLRDKSEELRVKSDALVDTAAQLLSEGKIVAVKGVGGYHLMCDATNEAAVQMLRDRKHRPTKPFAVMVRDIKMAGELAVISQMEEELLVSKERPIVLVRKKGNHEGLPLQVAPNISRIGLFLPYTPLHLLLLERFKRPLVATSANVTDEPICTNRDSLEKLKDVYDYILDHNRCIVNGCDDSVLMVVKQQQIILRRARGYAPASITLPFRLKNHTLAMGANQKSTVAIGFEDKAILSPHIGDLDSIGSVEYYKKNIETLERIYDFKPQIIIHDKHPNYESTKVAKTLAVGSEQIAVKEVQHHYAHILGVMAEKQLRGKVFGVAFDGTGYGDDGNLWGGEFMVCDYEGFERVAHLNYFKLLGGAKAIREPRRVALSLLFEEYGKEAVNLDNPTVISFGRSELQTYYVAWEKGLNAPLSSSMGRLFDAVASLLGVCHIMSFEGESGMLLEELYDSSISGVYTFGYEKGRIDVLPMIREILKEENTAVAVSRFFNTLIEMITVVYEGYHDLPLVCSGGVFQNRVLLKLLLNRFPNALLPNAFPPNDGGIALGQLMAGSRT; encoded by the coding sequence ATGCAAACATATAAAATAGAGATAGAAGGGACTGTACAGGGGGTAGGGTTCCGGCCGTTTGTCTATAAGCTTGCGACACAATATGCACTGAAAGGTACGGTACTTAACGGTACTAAGGGAGTGGAGATCACACTTGAAGCCACCTCTGCACAGTTAGAGATATTTCTGCAGGCTTTGCAAAAAGAGCTGCCTCCGCTTGCTTCGATTGATACGATCACTGTCAAACAGACAGAAGATCACTCTTTTGATGGCTTTACAATTATTTCAACCGATGATGAAGGTGAAAAAACAGTACGGATACCACCGGATGTGAGTATCTGTCAGGCATGTGAAGAAGAGCTGTTCGACCCCTCCAACAGACGTTATGGTTACCCTTTTATTACCTGTACCCATTGCGGCGTTCGTTATTCTATCATCTATGATCTGCCCTATGACCGAAAGAACACTTCTATGAAATTCTTTGAGATGTGTGAAGTGTGTGAAGCAGAATATACCAATCCATTGGATAGACGCTATCATGCGCAGCCGATAGGGTGTTGGGAGTGCGGACCCAGCTTGTCTCTACGAGACAAAAGTGAAGAGTTAAGAGTGAAGAGTGATGCGTTGGTGGATACTGCTGCACAGCTTTTGTCAGAAGGGAAGATTGTAGCTGTAAAAGGGGTAGGCGGGTATCATCTGATGTGTGATGCGACTAATGAAGCGGCAGTACAAATGCTTAGAGATCGTAAACATAGACCCACCAAGCCTTTTGCTGTAATGGTGAGGGATATAAAGATGGCTGGAGAATTGGCAGTTATTTCGCAGATGGAAGAGGAGCTTTTGGTTTCCAAGGAGAGACCTATTGTATTGGTACGAAAAAAAGGCAACCACGAGGGATTGCCTCTGCAGGTAGCTCCAAATATTTCTCGTATTGGACTTTTTTTACCTTATACACCCTTGCACTTACTGTTGTTGGAGAGATTCAAACGTCCTTTGGTTGCTACTTCTGCCAATGTGACAGATGAGCCTATCTGTACTAACAGAGACTCTCTGGAAAAACTGAAAGATGTGTATGATTATATATTAGACCATAACCGTTGCATAGTCAATGGCTGCGATGATTCGGTACTGATGGTGGTCAAGCAGCAGCAGATCATACTCAGACGGGCAAGAGGGTATGCTCCTGCGAGTATAACACTGCCGTTCCGACTGAAGAATCATACTCTGGCGATGGGTGCAAATCAAAAAAGTACCGTTGCCATCGGTTTTGAAGACAAGGCGATCCTCTCTCCTCATATCGGTGATCTGGACAGTATTGGTTCGGTAGAATATTACAAAAAAAATATCGAGACACTGGAACGTATTTATGATTTCAAACCACAGATCATCATTCACGATAAACATCCCAATTATGAATCCACAAAAGTTGCTAAAACGTTAGCAGTTGGCAGTGAACAGATAGCAGTAAAAGAAGTTCAGCACCATTATGCCCATATTTTAGGTGTGATGGCAGAGAAACAACTTAGAGGCAAAGTATTCGGTGTGGCATTTGACGGTACCGGTTACGGTGATGACGGCAATTTATGGGGCGGGGAGTTTATGGTATGTGACTATGAGGGGTTTGAAAGAGTAGCTCATCTAAACTATTTTAAACTTCTGGGAGGAGCCAAAGCTATCAGGGAGCCAAGACGTGTAGCCCTGAGCCTGCTCTTTGAAGAGTATGGTAAAGAGGCAGTTAATTTGGATAATCCGACAGTGATATCCTTTGGCAGATCAGAACTGCAAACCTACTATGTAGCATGGGAAAAGGGGCTCAATGCACCACTGAGCTCTTCAATGGGAAGGCTCTTTGATGCAGTTGCTTCACTGCTTGGTGTCTGTCATATTATGAGTTTTGAAGGAGAGAGCGGTATGCTGCTTGAAGAGCTGTATGACAGCAGTATCAGCGGAGTATATACGTTTGGCTATGAAAAGGGCAGGATAGATGTGCTGCCTATGATCAGGGAAATATTGAAAGAAGAGAATACCGCTGTTGCTGTGAGCAGGTTCTTTAATACACTTATAGAGATGATCACTGTTGTATACGAAGGGTATCATGATCTGCCCCTGGTATGCAGCGGCGGTGTTTTTCAAAACAGGGTACTGTTGAAGCTGCTTTTAAATCGTTTCCCCAATGCACTGCTTCCAAATGCTTTTCCTCCAAATGACGGTGGTATTGCACTGGGACAGCTTATGGCAGGAAGCCGGACCTAA